A single genomic interval of bacterium harbors:
- the tuf gene encoding elongation factor Tu, with protein MAKGIFERKKPHVNIGTIGHVDHGKTTLTAAITTVLAKKGYAEAQKYDEIDKAPEEKARGITISTSHVEYETDKRHYAHIDCPGHADYVKNMITGAAQMDGAILVVSAMDGAMPQTREHIVLAKNVNVPALVVYLNKVDMVDDKDMIDMVEEEIRDLLKKYDFPGDKIPVIRGSALKALEGDQSEMGEPSILRLMEAVDSYIPEPQRQVDKPFCMPIEAVFSIAGRGTVVTGRIETGKVAVGEEVAIVGLGDTKKTTVTGVEMFRKELKEGLAGENVGVLLRGTKKEEVERGQVLAKPGSITPHKKFKCKCYILSKEEGGRHSPFFTGYRPQFYFRTTDVTGIVTLPAGREMVMPGDTVELTVELISTIAMDKDLRFAIREGGRTVGSGVVTEINE; from the coding sequence ATGGCAAAAGGTATATTTGAACGTAAAAAGCCACATGTTAATATTGGTACTATCGGTCACGTTGACCATGGTAAAACAACGTTAACGGCTGCAATTACGACCGTTTTGGCAAAAAAAGGGTATGCTGAAGCTCAAAAATATGATGAGATTGACAAAGCACCAGAAGAAAAAGCACGTGGTATTACCATTTCAACATCACATGTTGAGTATGAAACTGATAAAAGACACTATGCGCACATTGATTGCCCTGGCCATGCTGACTATGTAAAGAATATGATTACTGGTGCAGCGCAGATGGACGGTGCGATCTTGGTTGTATCGGCTATGGATGGTGCAATGCCTCAGACACGCGAACATATCGTTTTGGCAAAAAACGTGAACGTCCCTGCACTTGTTGTGTATCTGAACAAGGTTGATATGGTTGACGATAAAGACATGATCGATATGGTTGAAGAAGAGATCAGGGATTTGTTGAAAAAATATGATTTTCCCGGTGATAAGATTCCTGTGATTCGTGGGTCTGCGTTAAAAGCACTCGAAGGTGATCAAAGCGAGATGGGTGAGCCGTCAATTTTGCGTCTTATGGAAGCGGTTGATAGCTATATTCCAGAACCTCAACGTCAGGTTGACAAACCATTTTGTATGCCAATTGAGGCTGTTTTTTCAATTGCAGGTCGTGGCACTGTGGTGACTGGTCGTATTGAAACTGGAAAAGTTGCTGTTGGTGAAGAAGTTGCTATTGTAGGTTTGGGTGATACTAAAAAAACAACTGTAACGGGCGTTGAAATGTTCAGAAAAGAGCTCAAAGAAGGTCTTGCTGGCGAAAACGTTGGTGTATTGCTTCGTGGTACCAAAAAAGAGGAAGTTGAACGTGGACAGGTGCTTGCAAAGCCAGGTTCGATTACTCCACATAAAAAGTTCAAATGTAAGTGTTATATTTTGAGCAAAGAAGAAGGTGGTCGACATAGTCCGTTCTTTACTGGTTACAGGCCGCAATTTTATTTCCGTACCACCGACGTCACTGGTATTGTAACGTTACCTGCTGGTCGTGAAATGGTTATGCCTGGTGATACTGTTGAACTTACCGTTGAATTAATTAGCACTATTGCGATGGACAAAGATTTGAGATTTGCAATTCGTGAAGGTGGTCGAACGGTTGGATCCGGTGTTGTTACTGAAATTAATGAATAA
- the rplC gene encoding 50S ribosomal protein L3, protein MVNGLWGQKIGMTQLFVDGKAVPVTAVNVGHWIVCGTKTVAQDGYNALQVGCLRKRYRSIPFDLLWLKNKQKYFFYTKEVRCSSEQLATAALGSVVDLLQFFAIGDLVRVSGLSKGIGFAGVYKRHNFGGAAKSHGSMMGRRPGSIGFTRSSGEIMRGQMMAGHAGNKRISILNLTVVKILQSENVLMIKGSVPGKSGTLVFVKRQGL, encoded by the coding sequence ATGGTAAATGGTTTGTGGGGCCAAAAAATTGGCATGACACAGCTTTTTGTTGATGGAAAAGCTGTTCCAGTGACGGCAGTTAATGTCGGGCATTGGATTGTGTGTGGTACTAAGACTGTGGCCCAAGATGGATATAACGCATTGCAAGTTGGATGTCTGCGCAAGCGTTATCGATCAATTCCTTTCGATTTGTTATGGTTGAAAAATAAACAGAAGTATTTCTTTTATACCAAAGAGGTGCGTTGTTCTTCTGAGCAACTTGCGACAGCTGCTTTGGGATCAGTAGTTGATTTATTGCAGTTTTTTGCAATAGGTGACCTGGTAAGAGTTTCTGGACTATCAAAGGGTATCGGGTTTGCTGGTGTTTATAAAAGACATAATTTTGGTGGTGCGGCTAAAAGCCATGGTTCGATGATGGGTCGAAGGCCAGGTTCGATAGGGTTTACAAGAAGTTCTGGTGAGATTATGCGTGGGCAGATGATGGCTGGACATGCCGGAAATAAACGTATTTCTATTTTAAATTTGACTGTTGTAAAAATTCTTCAATCTGAAAATGTTCTTATGATTAAAGGATCTGTGCCAGGCAAATCTGGTACATTGGTATTTGTCAAAAGGCAAGGGTTATAA
- the rplB gene encoding 50S ribosomal protein L2 → MAINRRKPRSAALRFQSFLSNNDITKKSPEKALAKGIKRSGGRNAYGRITCRHRGGGAARKYREIDFARSERGVQGYVASVEYDPNRNVRIALVVYLNGAKKYILMPEGLKVGDRILSGEDAEARVGNATRVRNIPAGFMIHNVEIRPGSGGTFARSAGMFAQLVSKSETHATLRMPSGEVRMVPLDVWATVGVLGNADFKNISWGKAGRTRYRGFRPSVRGMAMNPVDHPHGGGEGRSKSGSHPRSPWGKGCKGTRTRKPRRTNRLIISRRRP, encoded by the coding sequence ATGGCAATTAATCGAAGAAAGCCGCGAAGTGCAGCGTTAAGGTTCCAGTCTTTCTTGAGTAACAATGATATTACAAAAAAATCTCCTGAAAAAGCGCTTGCAAAAGGTATAAAAAGAAGTGGTGGCAGAAATGCGTATGGGCGCATTACCTGTAGGCATCGCGGAGGAGGCGCGGCAAGGAAATATCGAGAGATAGATTTTGCGCGCTCAGAACGAGGAGTACAGGGCTATGTGGCCTCGGTTGAGTATGATCCAAATCGTAACGTTCGTATTGCGCTTGTAGTGTATTTGAACGGAGCGAAAAAGTATATCTTGATGCCAGAAGGTCTTAAAGTTGGTGATCGCATTTTGTCTGGTGAAGATGCTGAAGCACGTGTTGGAAATGCTACACGTGTGCGTAATATACCGGCTGGATTTATGATTCACAATGTGGAAATTAGACCTGGTTCTGGTGGTACCTTTGCACGTAGTGCGGGTATGTTTGCGCAGCTGGTAAGCAAATCTGAAACGCATGCAACTCTGCGGATGCCCTCTGGGGAAGTTCGCATGGTGCCACTTGATGTGTGGGCTACGGTAGGCGTATTAGGTAATGCTGACTTTAAGAATATTTCTTGGGGTAAAGCAGGGCGGACGCGTTATCGTGGTTTTCGTCCAAGTGTCAGGGGTATGGCAATGAACCCTGTGGACCATCCACATGGTGGTGGCGAAGGTCGTTCAAAATCGGGATCGCACCCTCGTTCGCCTTGGGGTAAAGGTTGCAAAGGTACAAGAACTCGAAAACCAAGGCGTACCAATAGGTTGATTATTAGTAGAAGACGTCCATAA
- a CDS encoding 50S ribosomal protein L23: MAISIYDVIQGPVVSNKAYKASQSNKVVLHVHKNANAVMIKEAVEKFFDVKVAKVNTLITVGKRRRVGRAFIDGAIKKRAYVTLKDGYKLSFFDHIESNVSKKD; the protein is encoded by the coding sequence ATGGCTATAAGTATTTATGATGTTATACAAGGTCCAGTCGTCTCAAATAAGGCATACAAAGCGAGTCAATCAAATAAGGTTGTGTTGCATGTGCATAAAAATGCTAATGCCGTTATGATAAAAGAGGCTGTGGAAAAGTTTTTCGATGTCAAGGTTGCCAAGGTTAATACGTTAATTACGGTTGGTAAGCGAAGACGTGTTGGTAGAGCGTTTATAGATGGTGCTATAAAAAAACGAGCGTATGTGACTTTGAAAGATGGATACAAGCTTAGTTTCTTTGACCATATTGAGTCAAATGTTAGCAAAAAAGATTAA
- the rpsJ gene encoding 30S ribosomal protein S10, whose translation MKKQRIKLKLKSLDHRLLDAAVKQIALTAKRTGAQIIGPIPLPSEHKDFTVLRSPHVNKKSREQFELVLHKRKMDIVSPSNVTMDALMKLNVSAGVEVEIK comes from the coding sequence ATGAAAAAGCAACGTATTAAATTAAAATTAAAATCACTCGATCATAGATTGTTGGATGCTGCGGTGAAGCAGATTGCTTTAACTGCAAAAAGAACTGGGGCCCAAATTATTGGGCCTATTCCTTTGCCAAGTGAGCATAAGGATTTTACTGTTTTGCGCTCGCCGCATGTTAACAAAAAATCTCGAGAACAGTTTGAGTTAGTTTTGCATAAAAGAAAGATGGACATCGTTTCTCCTTCAAATGTAACAATGGATGCTTTAATGAAGCTGAATGTTTCAGCGGGCGTTGAAGTAGAAATAAAGTAA
- the rpsG gene encoding 30S ribosomal protein S7: protein MPRRRNKEFVRDVGVDERFSSSLVQKLINVVMKCGKKSIARRIVYDAMDLVGKKISGDDQKILQAFEKAFDQIVPHVEVRSRRVGGGVYQVPVEVNPKRQKSLALRWLVQAAQERSDKVMGLRLGHEILDVLEGRGGALKKRTEVQRMAEANRAFSHYAW from the coding sequence ATGCCAAGGCGTAGAAACAAAGAATTTGTAAGAGATGTCGGTGTTGATGAACGTTTCAGTTCTTCTCTGGTGCAAAAGTTGATTAATGTTGTGATGAAATGTGGCAAAAAGAGCATTGCGCGTAGAATTGTGTACGATGCGATGGACCTTGTAGGTAAAAAAATTAGTGGCGATGATCAGAAGATCTTACAAGCTTTTGAAAAAGCATTTGATCAGATTGTGCCTCATGTTGAAGTGCGTTCTCGCCGTGTTGGTGGTGGTGTGTATCAGGTTCCGGTAGAAGTGAACCCTAAAAGACAGAAATCATTGGCATTGCGTTGGCTTGTTCAGGCAGCGCAAGAACGTTCTGATAAGGTAATGGGTCTACGTTTAGGACATGAAATTTTGGATGTACTTGAAGGCCGTGGTGGCGCTTTAAAGAAACGTACGGAAGTTCAGCGAATGGCTGAAGCTAACCGAGCATTCTCTCATTATGCATGGTAA
- the rplD gene encoding 50S ribosomal protein L4, giving the protein MVKKSTKKIDSNPVAFRLVELKDLGLHGSENKTVSKMSFAVSIRVLLNQWRQGTVACKGRADVARSGKKPWKQKGTGRARAGTARSPLWRGGGVIHGPQARVRVLSVNKKARKAVFEGLINDRVHNKSVFAVDWLLNEERPKTKYTKGILHALQIEGERVIVFLNQNDHLHYASFANLNRVQIVFFDEPNAYHLSVAKKWVFLEKDAEQFKQMVSRWL; this is encoded by the coding sequence ATGGTGAAAAAAAGTACAAAAAAAATAGATAGTAACCCGGTTGCTTTCAGATTGGTAGAGTTGAAAGACCTTGGTTTGCATGGTAGTGAGAATAAAACAGTTTCAAAGATGAGTTTTGCTGTTTCCATAAGAGTTTTGTTAAATCAGTGGAGACAGGGAACGGTTGCTTGTAAGGGACGCGCTGATGTAGCTCGTTCAGGTAAAAAACCTTGGAAACAGAAGGGTACTGGTCGTGCACGTGCCGGTACAGCTCGATCTCCTTTGTGGAGAGGAGGCGGTGTTATTCATGGTCCTCAAGCAAGAGTGCGAGTGCTTTCGGTAAACAAAAAAGCAAGAAAAGCTGTTTTTGAAGGACTTATTAACGATCGAGTACACAATAAGTCTGTTTTTGCAGTTGATTGGCTTTTGAATGAAGAGCGTCCAAAAACAAAATATACAAAAGGAATATTGCATGCTTTGCAAATTGAAGGTGAACGTGTGATTGTTTTTTTGAACCAAAACGATCATCTACATTATGCTTCTTTTGCAAATTTAAATAGAGTGCAGATTGTGTTTTTTGATGAACCAAACGCCTATCATTTATCAGTAGCAAAAAAATGGGTCTTTTTAGAAAAAGATGCTGAACAATTTAAACAGATGGTGTCGCGATGGCTATAA
- a CDS encoding 30S ribosomal protein S12: MPTINQLCRFGRRQMKSKSKSHALKGKGGQKSPFASGRCIKVFTATPKKPNSALRKVARVKLLNGYEVTAYIPGEGHNLQEHSVVLIRGGRVKDLPGVKYHIVRGALDAAGVEGRKQARSLYGAKKPKS; encoded by the coding sequence ATGCCAACAATAAACCAGTTGTGCCGTTTTGGTAGAAGACAGATGAAATCGAAGTCTAAAAGCCATGCATTAAAGGGCAAGGGAGGGCAGAAGAGCCCATTTGCAAGTGGTAGGTGTATTAAAGTGTTTACGGCAACACCTAAAAAGCCTAACTCAGCTTTGCGTAAAGTCGCTCGGGTGAAGTTGCTTAATGGATATGAAGTAACCGCATATATTCCTGGCGAAGGGCATAATCTTCAGGAGCACTCTGTTGTTTTGATTCGTGGTGGTCGCGTGAAAGACTTACCAGGTGTGAAATATCACATTGTTCGGGGGGCGCTTGATGCAGCTGGTGTTGAAGGAAGAAAGCAGGCTCGATCTTTGTATGGTGCTAAGAAGCCAAAAAGTTAG
- the fusA gene encoding elongation factor G gives MSRPLERYRNIGIAAHIDAGKTTVTERILFYTGVVHKIGEVHEGAATMDWMEQEQERGITITSAATTCLWKDHQINIIDTPGHVDFTIEVERSLRVLDGVVAVFSAVDGVQPQSETVWKQASRYKVPRVIFANKMDRVGADFFHVINDVNTRLHGNAVAMQLPVGQAEQFSAIIDVLTRKMATFSEEDGGVTITWSDVPSEYTAKLQELYEKIVAAAADFDDEVAEAYLAGRDVSIDAIKRGLRKGVLVQKVTPAFCGTAFKNKGVQLLLDAVVDYLPSPLDIPPVQGTKQDSEEKVAILADPSAPFSALAFKIMTDPFVGILTFIRVYAGTLESGSYVYNIRSGTRERVGRLLKMHANKREEIDSVRAGDIAAIVGVKDTITGDTLSSDKDGALLESIVVPVPVISASVEPKNKSDHDKMSIALRKLMQEDPSFQFSFDDETGQTVIKGMGELHLEIIVDRMKREHKVEVVQGKPQVAYRETIQKAVDAEGKFIKQSGGRGQYGHVWIKMEPLERGAGFKFINGIIGGTVPREYIPGVEKGIKEALTSGILGGYPVVDCQITLYDGSYHDVDSSEIAFKIAASMAFKSAMASASPVLLEPVMKVVVDTPEEYMGDVMGDLNSRRGRILGMEGDLGKQEIVAEVPLGSMFGYSTDLRSMTKGRASYSMEFERYGEVPKNVQEALVGQKK, from the coding sequence ATGAGTAGGCCGTTAGAAAGATATCGTAATATTGGTATAGCAGCGCACATTGATGCTGGCAAAACTACTGTTACGGAGCGTATTCTATTTTATACAGGCGTTGTGCACAAGATTGGCGAAGTTCATGAAGGCGCAGCTACCATGGACTGGATGGAGCAGGAGCAGGAGCGTGGTATTACTATTACGTCTGCTGCAACAACCTGTCTTTGGAAAGATCATCAAATCAATATTATTGATACACCAGGACACGTTGATTTTACGATTGAAGTTGAACGATCATTACGTGTTTTGGATGGTGTTGTGGCTGTTTTTTCTGCAGTTGATGGGGTGCAGCCTCAGTCTGAAACCGTATGGAAACAGGCAAGCCGCTATAAGGTTCCGCGCGTTATTTTTGCCAATAAAATGGATCGCGTTGGGGCCGATTTTTTTCATGTGATTAACGATGTGAATACACGTTTGCATGGCAATGCGGTTGCTATGCAGCTTCCAGTTGGTCAAGCGGAGCAGTTTAGTGCGATTATAGACGTGCTCACAAGAAAGATGGCAACGTTCAGTGAAGAAGATGGTGGTGTGACGATTACATGGTCTGATGTTCCTTCTGAATATACAGCAAAACTTCAAGAGCTGTATGAAAAAATTGTTGCAGCGGCAGCTGATTTTGATGATGAGGTAGCAGAAGCGTACCTTGCAGGACGTGATGTGTCGATTGATGCTATCAAACGTGGCTTGCGCAAAGGTGTGTTAGTTCAGAAAGTAACGCCAGCATTCTGCGGTACTGCTTTTAAAAACAAAGGTGTACAGCTCTTATTGGATGCGGTGGTTGACTATCTTCCATCGCCTTTAGATATTCCTCCTGTGCAAGGCACAAAACAGGATTCAGAAGAAAAGGTTGCCATTCTTGCTGATCCGAGCGCTCCTTTTTCTGCACTTGCTTTTAAAATTATGACTGATCCTTTCGTGGGTATTTTAACCTTTATTCGCGTGTATGCGGGTACCCTTGAATCCGGTTCTTATGTATATAATATTCGCAGTGGAACACGAGAACGCGTTGGTCGTCTTTTAAAAATGCATGCAAATAAACGGGAAGAGATCGATTCTGTGCGCGCTGGTGATATTGCCGCGATTGTGGGTGTAAAAGACACCATTACGGGAGATACGCTCAGTTCAGATAAAGATGGTGCGTTGTTAGAATCGATTGTTGTTCCAGTCCCAGTAATTTCAGCATCTGTTGAGCCAAAAAACAAGTCTGATCACGATAAGATGTCAATTGCATTGCGTAAGTTAATGCAAGAAGATCCATCATTCCAGTTTTCTTTTGATGACGAGACAGGTCAAACGGTTATCAAGGGAATGGGTGAGTTACACTTAGAAATTATTGTTGATCGAATGAAGCGCGAGCACAAAGTTGAGGTGGTCCAAGGAAAACCTCAAGTCGCGTATAGAGAAACTATTCAAAAAGCTGTTGATGCCGAAGGTAAGTTTATTAAGCAGTCCGGTGGACGTGGTCAGTATGGTCATGTGTGGATTAAAATGGAGCCGCTCGAACGGGGTGCGGGTTTTAAATTTATCAATGGTATTATCGGTGGAACTGTTCCACGAGAATACATCCCTGGTGTTGAAAAAGGGATAAAAGAAGCACTTACTTCTGGTATTTTGGGTGGATATCCGGTCGTTGATTGTCAAATTACTTTGTACGATGGTTCATATCATGATGTTGACTCGTCTGAAATTGCATTTAAAATTGCAGCTTCGATGGCATTTAAGTCAGCAATGGCTTCTGCTAGTCCTGTACTGCTTGAGCCTGTTATGAAAGTAGTTGTTGACACGCCTGAAGAATATATGGGTGATGTAATGGGTGATCTAAACTCTCGAAGAGGAAGAATTTTGGGCATGGAGGGGGATCTGGGAAAACAAGAAATTGTTGCAGAAGTTCCGTTAGGAAGTATGTTTGGGTATTCAACAGACTTGCGATCTATGACTAAAGGTAGAGCTAGCTATTCGATGGAATTTGAGCGTTATGGCGAGGTTCCAAAGAATGTTCAAGAGGCACTAGTAGGACAAAAAAAATAA